From the genome of Thiovibrio frasassiensis:
GTGTTTTTCACTGGCGCCCTCAGGATTATGATGAAAACCAATGCCTTCAATCAATTCAGCCGGAAAATTCCATTTCTCAGCCAGGGCCCTGCCAACCCGGCCATGGTCGTAGCCAAAAAGAGAAAGCTCTGCCTCGGTTAGAGCCTGAGGGGATTTTTCCATGGCCTGCACCATCGAAATAAATTCGCGATGCAGGAGTTGATCTTCAACAATGACCCCTATGTCATGCATCAATCCCGCGGCATAGGCATTGTTGCCCTTTTCGCCGAACTCACGCCGGTATATGGTCTTGGCGAGCAGGGCGACAGCCAGACTGTGCCGCCAGAGGTGAAGATGGGAATAGCCACAAACGGACATGCCGTCGTGGAACAGTTCACTCATCTTCTGAGTGAGGATAATTTCCTTGAGGGTGTCAAAACCTACCCAGATCAGGGCCTGATGTATATCGCTGATAGTCCTGGAGGTAGCGTAGTACGATGAGTTGGCAACCCGGAGAATCTTTGCCGCCAGCGGCGGATCAACCTCAATAAGCTGGATAAGATCAGAGGAACTGGCGGCAGGATCGCTGATAATAGACAATATCCCACTTACCGTACCTTTAATGGAGGCAATGGCCGAGGTCTCAACGCGCTCCAGTAGATCAGCCAGGGAGAGTTCGGGACTTTTTCCGGTATCCATGGAATCTGCTTTCCGTGAGAATTTGAGACAGCAAAACCGCTCTTTCCCCTCAAGATATCCTTTCTTGCCCTCCCCCAGGGCACAACAAAAAAAACACTGCCTTTACAAAGCCGGCGGCCCCACCAAATCCCCCCTGCGCACCTCATGTCCGCTCCGTTTCGTCACCACAGCTGCGGCACTCTTTGCAGAAACCCGCAGGACCAGGATTTCCCCCGAGGTTCTCCCCTCAGCTTGGTCAGCCGCGGCCACCGACAAAAGGTGTCCGGGCGCAAGCCCCTGATCCGTGCCGACATTGAGATAGATAATGTCACCGGGTCCAGCAAGCTGACGCATCATATGAAACGCGACCACAGCGCCCTTAACGGAAGGCGGCCCGCCCTGGACCGGAATCTCGGAAACAGTAGGAACCTCTGGCACCTGGCCCAGAAGATCACCTCTTTTCACTTCGCCAAAAGCACGCCGGATAACCGCCTGTTGCCGGACCGGGTCCGAGGCGACAACCTCCAGTATGCCAATCTCGGCCAACAGATGCCCGGGACTTGCGCCAAAATAGGAGAGGGACTCGACCTTCCCCATATCCCGATATACGCCGAACTGCTGGCCAACCTGGGCGCCAGGGGCAGAGATCAGAATGGTCTCGCCGAGAGCCGCAACCTTCCAACCCCCCTCGGTTTGCAGCACCTTGCCCACCTTGGGAATATCGTTGGTGAGCATGCCTACCCCCTGCTCATAATAACGGGCCGGGACATTGCCAAGACCAGCTGCGGCCTGCGCCCCGTTTCCGGCAAGCTCTTTTTTTACCACAATGAGGGAGAGCGGCTCGGAGGTGGATGCTAAACCTGCCTTGGCAAGGGGAGAAGATCCCGAAGCCACCGGGCCAACAACCATTTCTGCGGGTGCTTCCGGGGCCGGAGACTTACCCCCCCCGGGAATAGTAACGATCTGCCCAGGCAAAATCAGGTTGGGGTTTGCAATCCCGGGATTCAGCTTCCAAATTTTCGGCCAGAG
Proteins encoded in this window:
- a CDS encoding LysM peptidoglycan-binding domain-containing protein, with translation MKKIIASTFILASVCGVFGAGEIWAENTTTHAVQKGDTLWDLSGGYLNNPLLWPKIWKLNPGIANPNLILPGQIVTIPGGGKSPAPEAPAEMVVGPVASGSSPLAKAGLASTSEPLSLIVVKKELAGNGAQAAAGLGNVPARYYEQGVGMLTNDIPKVGKVLQTEGGWKVAALGETILISAPGAQVGQQFGVYRDMGKVESLSYFGASPGHLLAEIGILEVVASDPVRQQAVIRRAFGEVKRGDLLGQVPEVPTVSEIPVQGGPPSVKGAVVAFHMMRQLAGPGDIIYLNVGTDQGLAPGHLLSVAAADQAEGRTSGEILVLRVSAKSAAAVVTKRSGHEVRRGDLVGPPAL
- a CDS encoding HDOD domain-containing protein, with the protein product MDTGKSPELSLADLLERVETSAIASIKGTVSGILSIISDPAASSSDLIQLIEVDPPLAAKILRVANSSYYATSRTISDIHQALIWVGFDTLKEIILTQKMSELFHDGMSVCGYSHLHLWRHSLAVALLAKTIYRREFGEKGNNAYAAGLMHDIGVIVEDQLLHREFISMVQAMEKSPQALTEAELSLFGYDHGRVGRALAEKWNFPAELIEGIGFHHNPEGASEKHCLFTKTIFIADYLMFEQGYGYVRMPLPDREILQQYVRDLGLQWYALRLIVELVREELGQIEQKGYLAV